A single Elephas maximus indicus isolate mEleMax1 chromosome 2, mEleMax1 primary haplotype, whole genome shotgun sequence DNA region contains:
- the LOC126070351 gene encoding H-2 class I histocompatibility antigen, Q10 alpha chain-like isoform X1: protein MAELASLELENKSWPRGTHSLRYHYLALSEPGPGLPQFLAVGYVDDQPFIRYDSRVGRAQSQAPWMVLVDAQYWERETQKQRGWEKVQQVEMWTVMGYHNLSSGKHSAQRMFGCEIQEDGRSNSFWQFGFNGQDHLSLDLDTLSWVSAHPVALRTKRWWETERCYAQYDKAYLQGLCLTSLRRYLELGGQSLTRTEPPKVQVTWHIGQDGRVTLKCWALGFYPQDISLSWWLRGEELALETEHVETRPSGDGTYQKWAAVQVPAGEESWYTCHVQHPGLNHTLTMTYALWLGGDTPSSLPSLESPSHPRLIADLVIFSILVTISPVAAVVIWIKKKPSARDKESYQQAPGEEDLHKSQSTSRVVTTQHLC from the exons ATGGCAGAGCTGGCcagtctggagttagaaaacaaatcaTGGCCTAGAG GGACCCACTCTCTCCGCTACCACTACCTGGCCCTGTCAGAGCCAGGCCCGGGCCTCCCCCAATTTCTGGCTGTGGGCTATGTGGACGACCAGCCCTTCATCCGGTATGACAGTCGCGTGGGCAGGGCCCAGTCCCAGGCCCCGTGGATGGTGCTCGTGGACGCCCAGTACTGGGAGAGGGAGACCCAGAAGCAGAGGGGCTGGGAGAAGGTGCAGCAGGTGGAGATGTGGACCGTGATGGGCTACCACAACCTCAGCAGCG GCAAGCACAGCGCTCAGCGTATGTTTGGCTGCGAGATTCAGGAGGATGGCCGCTCCAACAGTTTCTGGCAGTTTGGCTTCAACGGGCAGGACCACCTGTCATTGGACCTGGATACACTGAGCTGGGTGTCAGCCCATCCTGTGGCCTTACGAACAAAGCGCTGGTGGGAGACAGAGCGCTGCTACGCCCAGTACGACAAGGCGTATCTGCAAGGCCTCTGCCTCACCTCGCTGCGCAGGTACCTGGAGCTAGGAGGCCAGAGTCTGACTCGCACAG AGCCACCCAAGGTACAGGTGACATGGCACATAGGCCAGGATGGCAGGGTCACACTGAAGTGCTGGGCCTTGGGCTTCTACCCACAGGACATCTCCCTGAGCTGGTGGCTGAGGGGAGAGGAGCTGGCCCTAGAGACTGAGCACGTGGAGACGCGTCCCAGCGGGGATGGCACCTACCAGAAGTGGGCAGCCGTGCAGGTGCCTGCTGGGGAGGAGTCCTGGTACACCTGCCACGTGCAGCACCCGGGCCTGAACCATACACTCACCATGACCTATG CTTTGTGGCTGGGGGGGGACACCCCCTCTTCTCTGCCTTCCTTAGAATCACCGTCTCATCCAAGACTTATTGCCGACTTGGTTATCTTCAGCATCCTGGTCACCATATCCCCAGTGGCTGCAGTTGTGATCTGGATCAAGAAGAAACCTTCAG ccAGGGATAAGGAATCTTACCAGCAAGCCCCAG GTGAAGAGGACCTCCATAAATCCCAAAGCACCTCAAGAGTAGTGACTACTCAGCATCTCTGCTGA
- the LOC126070351 gene encoding H-2 class I histocompatibility antigen, Q10 alpha chain-like isoform X2 has protein sequence MAELASLELENKSWPRGTHSLRYHYLALSEPGPGLPQFLAVGYVDDQPFIRYDSRVGRAQSQAPWMVLVDAQYWERETQKQRGWEKVQQVEMWTVMGYHNLSSGKHSAQRMFGCEIQEDGRSNSFWQFGFNGQDHLSLDLDTLSWVSAHPVALRTKRWWETERCYAQYDKAYLQGLCLTSLRRYLELGGQSLTRTEPPKVQVTWHIGQDGRVTLKCWALGFYPQDISLSWWLRGEELALETEHVETRPSGDGTYQKWAAVQVPAGEESWYTCHVQHPGLNHTLTMTYESPSHPRLIADLVIFSILVTISPVAAVVIWIKKKPSARDKESYQQAPGEEDLHKSQSTSRVVTTQHLC, from the exons ATGGCAGAGCTGGCcagtctggagttagaaaacaaatcaTGGCCTAGAG GGACCCACTCTCTCCGCTACCACTACCTGGCCCTGTCAGAGCCAGGCCCGGGCCTCCCCCAATTTCTGGCTGTGGGCTATGTGGACGACCAGCCCTTCATCCGGTATGACAGTCGCGTGGGCAGGGCCCAGTCCCAGGCCCCGTGGATGGTGCTCGTGGACGCCCAGTACTGGGAGAGGGAGACCCAGAAGCAGAGGGGCTGGGAGAAGGTGCAGCAGGTGGAGATGTGGACCGTGATGGGCTACCACAACCTCAGCAGCG GCAAGCACAGCGCTCAGCGTATGTTTGGCTGCGAGATTCAGGAGGATGGCCGCTCCAACAGTTTCTGGCAGTTTGGCTTCAACGGGCAGGACCACCTGTCATTGGACCTGGATACACTGAGCTGGGTGTCAGCCCATCCTGTGGCCTTACGAACAAAGCGCTGGTGGGAGACAGAGCGCTGCTACGCCCAGTACGACAAGGCGTATCTGCAAGGCCTCTGCCTCACCTCGCTGCGCAGGTACCTGGAGCTAGGAGGCCAGAGTCTGACTCGCACAG AGCCACCCAAGGTACAGGTGACATGGCACATAGGCCAGGATGGCAGGGTCACACTGAAGTGCTGGGCCTTGGGCTTCTACCCACAGGACATCTCCCTGAGCTGGTGGCTGAGGGGAGAGGAGCTGGCCCTAGAGACTGAGCACGTGGAGACGCGTCCCAGCGGGGATGGCACCTACCAGAAGTGGGCAGCCGTGCAGGTGCCTGCTGGGGAGGAGTCCTGGTACACCTGCCACGTGCAGCACCCGGGCCTGAACCATACACTCACCATGACCTATG AATCACCGTCTCATCCAAGACTTATTGCCGACTTGGTTATCTTCAGCATCCTGGTCACCATATCCCCAGTGGCTGCAGTTGTGATCTGGATCAAGAAGAAACCTTCAG ccAGGGATAAGGAATCTTACCAGCAAGCCCCAG GTGAAGAGGACCTCCATAAATCCCAAAGCACCTCAAGAGTAGTGACTACTCAGCATCTCTGCTGA
- the LOC126070351 gene encoding major histocompatibility complex class I-related gene protein-like isoform X4 — translation MAELASLELENKSWPRGTHSLRYHYLALSEPGPGLPQFLAVGYVDDQPFIRYDSRVGRAQSQAPWMVLVDAQYWERETQKQRGWEKVQQVEMWTVMGYHNLSSGKHSAQRMFGCEIQEDGRSNSFWQFGFNGQDHLSLDLDTLSWVSAHPVALRTKRWWETERCYAQYDKAYLQGLCLTSLRRYLELGGQSLTRTESPSHPRLIADLVIFSILVTISPVAAVVIWIKKKPSARDKESYQQAPGEEDLHKSQSTSRVVTTQHLC, via the exons ATGGCAGAGCTGGCcagtctggagttagaaaacaaatcaTGGCCTAGAG GGACCCACTCTCTCCGCTACCACTACCTGGCCCTGTCAGAGCCAGGCCCGGGCCTCCCCCAATTTCTGGCTGTGGGCTATGTGGACGACCAGCCCTTCATCCGGTATGACAGTCGCGTGGGCAGGGCCCAGTCCCAGGCCCCGTGGATGGTGCTCGTGGACGCCCAGTACTGGGAGAGGGAGACCCAGAAGCAGAGGGGCTGGGAGAAGGTGCAGCAGGTGGAGATGTGGACCGTGATGGGCTACCACAACCTCAGCAGCG GCAAGCACAGCGCTCAGCGTATGTTTGGCTGCGAGATTCAGGAGGATGGCCGCTCCAACAGTTTCTGGCAGTTTGGCTTCAACGGGCAGGACCACCTGTCATTGGACCTGGATACACTGAGCTGGGTGTCAGCCCATCCTGTGGCCTTACGAACAAAGCGCTGGTGGGAGACAGAGCGCTGCTACGCCCAGTACGACAAGGCGTATCTGCAAGGCCTCTGCCTCACCTCGCTGCGCAGGTACCTGGAGCTAGGAGGCCAGAGTCTGACTCGCACAG AATCACCGTCTCATCCAAGACTTATTGCCGACTTGGTTATCTTCAGCATCCTGGTCACCATATCCCCAGTGGCTGCAGTTGTGATCTGGATCAAGAAGAAACCTTCAG ccAGGGATAAGGAATCTTACCAGCAAGCCCCAG GTGAAGAGGACCTCCATAAATCCCAAAGCACCTCAAGAGTAGTGACTACTCAGCATCTCTGCTGA
- the LOC126070351 gene encoding H-2 class I histocompatibility antigen, alpha chain-like isoform X3 has product MVLVDAQYWERETQKQRGWEKVQQVEMWTVMGYHNLSSGKHSAQRMFGCEIQEDGRSNSFWQFGFNGQDHLSLDLDTLSWVSAHPVALRTKRWWETERCYAQYDKAYLQGLCLTSLRRYLELGGQSLTRTEPPKVQVTWHIGQDGRVTLKCWALGFYPQDISLSWWLRGEELALETEHVETRPSGDGTYQKWAAVQVPAGEESWYTCHVQHPGLNHTLTMTYALWLGGDTPSSLPSLESPSHPRLIADLVIFSILVTISPVAAVVIWIKKKPSARDKESYQQAPGEEDLHKSQSTSRVVTTQHLC; this is encoded by the exons ATGGTGCTCGTGGACGCCCAGTACTGGGAGAGGGAGACCCAGAAGCAGAGGGGCTGGGAGAAGGTGCAGCAGGTGGAGATGTGGACCGTGATGGGCTACCACAACCTCAGCAGCG GCAAGCACAGCGCTCAGCGTATGTTTGGCTGCGAGATTCAGGAGGATGGCCGCTCCAACAGTTTCTGGCAGTTTGGCTTCAACGGGCAGGACCACCTGTCATTGGACCTGGATACACTGAGCTGGGTGTCAGCCCATCCTGTGGCCTTACGAACAAAGCGCTGGTGGGAGACAGAGCGCTGCTACGCCCAGTACGACAAGGCGTATCTGCAAGGCCTCTGCCTCACCTCGCTGCGCAGGTACCTGGAGCTAGGAGGCCAGAGTCTGACTCGCACAG AGCCACCCAAGGTACAGGTGACATGGCACATAGGCCAGGATGGCAGGGTCACACTGAAGTGCTGGGCCTTGGGCTTCTACCCACAGGACATCTCCCTGAGCTGGTGGCTGAGGGGAGAGGAGCTGGCCCTAGAGACTGAGCACGTGGAGACGCGTCCCAGCGGGGATGGCACCTACCAGAAGTGGGCAGCCGTGCAGGTGCCTGCTGGGGAGGAGTCCTGGTACACCTGCCACGTGCAGCACCCGGGCCTGAACCATACACTCACCATGACCTATG CTTTGTGGCTGGGGGGGGACACCCCCTCTTCTCTGCCTTCCTTAGAATCACCGTCTCATCCAAGACTTATTGCCGACTTGGTTATCTTCAGCATCCTGGTCACCATATCCCCAGTGGCTGCAGTTGTGATCTGGATCAAGAAGAAACCTTCAG ccAGGGATAAGGAATCTTACCAGCAAGCCCCAG GTGAAGAGGACCTCCATAAATCCCAAAGCACCTCAAGAGTAGTGACTACTCAGCATCTCTGCTGA
- the LOC126067361 gene encoding uncharacterized protein LOC126067361, which produces MIRASCSKHQEALKLFCEVDKEAICVMCQESWSHKQHNVVPLKRWCRSTRRALLESAHRVRDEGDQPKAEGTFGSPGLQKEERGGTHSWDLEIKYPLHCPLNYQAERAGLALCHLADGEAVRRSSWECAVHFNSFTSKKSHPSKGLRNLFKYSVVIVSECIRAELSNYVAWRRGRVVRFQQLFRLHGAAILSRSESWEPPFWSGGRVFPVPAVGSSIFFYAGPRRERRCCWSL; this is translated from the exons ATGATCAGGGCATCCTGCTCCAAACACCAGGAAGCCCTGAAACTCTTCTGTGAGGTGGACAAAGAGGCTATCTGTGTCATGTGCCAAGAATCCTGGAGCCACAAACAGCACAACGTGGTGCCATTGAAGAGGTGGTGCAGGAGTACACG GAGGGCGCTGCTAGAATCAGCTCATAGAGTAAGGGATGAGGGAGACCAGCCAAAAGCAGAAGGCACCTTTGGAAGTCCGGGTCTCCAGAAAGAGGAAAGAGGAG GTACTCACAGTTGGGATCTCGAAATTAAGTACCCGCTTCATTGTCCTCTGAACTACCAAGCGGAAAGGGCGGGGCTCGCGTTGTGCCACCTAGCGGACGGTGAAGCCGTAAGGCGATCCTCATGGGAATGTGCCGTACATTTCAACTCTTTCACGTCTAAGAAATCACACCCCAGCAAAGGTTTAAGGAACCTCTTTAAATATTCGGTCGTGATAGTTTCAGAGTGTATTCGTGCGGAGCTGTCAAATTATGTTGCGTGGCGGAGGGGACGTGTCGTGCGATTTCAACAGCTGTTTCGGCTACATGGCGCTGCCATCTTAAGCAGAAGTGAATCATGGGAGCCACCATTTTGGTCGGGCGGGCGGGTATTTCCGGTTCCGGCAGTGGGTTCCTCGATCTTTTTCTACGCAGGGCCGCGGCGAGAGCGCCGGTGCTGCTGGTCTCTCTGA
- the RACK1 gene encoding receptor of activated protein C kinase 1, whose amino-acid sequence MTEQMTLRGTLKGHNGWVTQIATTPQFPDMILSASRDKTIIMWKLTRDETNYGIPQRALRGHSHFVSDVVISSDGQFALSGSWDGTLRLWDLTTGTTTRRFVGHTKDVLSVAFSSDNRQIVSGSRDKTIKLWNTLGVCKYTVQDESHSEWVSCVRFSPNSSNPIIVSCGWDKLVKVWNLANCKLKTNHIGHTGYLNTVTVSPDGSLCASGGKDGQAMLWDLNEGKHLYTLDGGDIINALCFSPNRYWLCAATGPSIKIWDLEGKIIVDELKQEVISTSSKAEPPQCTSLAWSADGQTLFAGYTDNLVRVWQVTIGTR is encoded by the exons ATGACTGAGCAAATGACCCTTCGTGGCACCCTCAAGGGCCACAACGGATGGGTTACCCAGATCGCTACCACTCCACAGTTCCCGGACATGATACTGTCTGCCTCGCGAG ATAAGACTATCATCATGTGGAAGCTGACTAGGGATGAGACCAACTATGGCATCCCCCAGCGTGCTCTGCGTGGCCACTCTCACTTTGTTAGTGACGTGGTTATCTCCTCTGATGGCCAGTTTGCCCTCTCTGGCTCCTGGGATGGGACACTGCGCCTCTGGGATCTCACAAC GGGCACCACCACACGACGATTTGTGGGCCATACTAAGGATGTGCTGAGTGTGGCCTTCTCTTCTGACAACCGGCAAATTGTCTCTGGCTCCCGAGATAAAACCATCAAGCTGTGGAATACTCTGGGTGTCTGCAAGTACACTGTACAG GATGAGAGCCACTCGGAGTGGGTGTCTTGCGTCCGCTTCTCCCCCAACAGCAGCAACCCCATCATCGTTTCCTGTGGCTGGGATAAGTTGGTCAAG GTTTGGAACCTGGCTAACTGCAAGCTGAAAACCAACCACATTGGCCACACAGGCTACCTGAACACTGTGACTGTCTCTCCAGATGGATCCCTCTGTGCTTCAGGAGGCAAG GATGGCCAGGCCATGCTGTGGGACCTCAACGAAGGCAAGCACCTCTATACCCTAGATGGTGGGGACATCATTAATGCTCTGTGCTTCAGCCCCAACCGTTACTGGCTCTGTGCTGCCACAGGCCCCAGCATCAAGATATGG GACTTGGAGGGCAAGATCATCGTAGATGAACTGAAGCAGGAAGTTATCAGCACCAGTAGCAAGGCCGAGCCACCCCAGTGCACTTCTCTGGCCTGGTCTGCTGATGGCCAG ACTCTCTTTGCTGGCTACACAGATAACCTGGTGCGAGTGTGGCAGGTGACCATCGGCACTCGGTAG